One part of the Saprospiraceae bacterium genome encodes these proteins:
- a CDS encoding aconitate hydratase translates to MPFDIEMLKTHYANFSRKVAEIRKNLGKPLTLTEKILYTHLHPESSLKEYKRSKDYVFFAPDRVAMQDATAQMALLQFMTCGKSRTSVPTTVHCDHLILAEHGASNDLATSNIVNEEVFKFLESISNKYGIGFWKPGSGIIHQIVLENYAFPGGMMIGTDSHTPNAGGLGMIAIGVGGADAVDVMSGMPWELKMPKLIGIHLKGKLSGWTSSKDVILKVAGILTVKGGTGAIVEYFGEGARSLSCTGKGTICNMGAEIGATTSTFGYDESMGRYLRSTGRKEVADLCDLIATELTGDAACYENPENYFDQVIEIDLNTLEPHINGPYTPDLAWPLSEFAKAVRENNYPEKLDVGLIGSCTNSSYEDLSRAASLAQQAVSKKLKVKSEYTVTPGSELIRYTVERDAILEQFEKMGGVILANACGPCIGQWKRHMDDPNRKNSIITSFNRNFSKRNDGNSSTHAFVASPEIVTALAIAGSLTFNPITDYLTNEEGQLVKLDPPIGVELPVFGFEVKDAGFQAPASDGQNVQIVVNPTSKRLQLLAPFEPILESELKEMRILIKAKGKCTTDHISMAGPWLEFRGHLENISNNCFIGALNAYNGESNRVLNLTNNEYMAVPDSARLYKKENIGTVVFGEENYGEGSSREHAAMEPRYLGVKAVIVKSFARIHETNLKKQGMLALTFLNPQDYDKIRQDDLVEIQGLQNMTPTSTFTVILKHSDHTQENFEVIHTYNQQQIQWVQEGSALNKIRRELSAS, encoded by the coding sequence ATTCCTTTTGATATTGAAATGTTAAAAACACATTATGCAAATTTTTCAAGAAAAGTAGCGGAAATACGCAAAAATCTTGGAAAACCGCTAACACTAACAGAAAAGATATTATATACCCATTTACATCCTGAATCCAGCCTAAAAGAATACAAACGCAGTAAAGATTATGTCTTTTTTGCACCCGATCGGGTAGCGATGCAAGATGCCACTGCACAAATGGCCTTACTCCAATTTATGACCTGTGGCAAGTCCAGAACATCCGTACCAACGACTGTTCATTGCGATCACCTAATCCTTGCAGAACATGGGGCAAGTAATGATTTAGCAACTTCGAATATTGTAAATGAGGAAGTTTTTAAATTTCTTGAATCTATTTCAAATAAATATGGCATTGGATTTTGGAAACCTGGTTCCGGAATTATCCATCAAATCGTTTTAGAGAATTATGCATTTCCAGGTGGAATGATGATCGGAACAGATTCGCATACTCCCAATGCAGGAGGCTTAGGAATGATTGCAATAGGCGTTGGAGGTGCAGATGCAGTAGATGTCATGAGTGGAATGCCCTGGGAACTAAAAATGCCTAAATTAATAGGAATTCACTTGAAAGGTAAATTATCTGGTTGGACCTCATCCAAAGATGTCATTTTGAAAGTAGCTGGTATCTTAACTGTAAAAGGTGGTACTGGTGCTATAGTAGAATACTTTGGTGAAGGTGCCCGTTCACTTTCCTGCACTGGAAAAGGGACTATTTGTAATATGGGTGCTGAAATCGGTGCAACGACTTCTACCTTTGGTTATGATGAATCTATGGGTCGTTATCTGCGAAGCACTGGCAGAAAAGAAGTTGCTGATTTATGTGATTTGATCGCAACGGAACTTACTGGAGATGCTGCATGTTATGAAAATCCTGAAAATTATTTTGATCAGGTCATCGAAATTGATTTAAATACATTAGAACCTCATATTAACGGACCCTACACACCAGATTTAGCATGGCCATTGTCTGAATTTGCAAAGGCTGTACGAGAAAATAATTATCCCGAAAAATTAGATGTTGGACTTATTGGCTCTTGTACCAATTCATCTTATGAAGATTTATCAAGAGCTGCTTCACTAGCACAGCAGGCTGTAAGTAAAAAACTTAAAGTGAAGTCAGAATATACCGTTACTCCAGGCTCTGAACTTATCCGATATACTGTTGAACGAGATGCTATATTAGAACAGTTTGAAAAAATGGGTGGTGTCATCTTGGCGAATGCTTGCGGACCCTGTATTGGTCAATGGAAACGCCATATGGATGACCCGAATCGAAAAAATTCAATTATCACTTCTTTCAATCGAAATTTTTCTAAACGGAATGATGGCAATTCAAGTACGCATGCTTTTGTTGCATCTCCAGAAATTGTGACTGCATTAGCCATTGCTGGCAGCCTGACCTTTAACCCGATTACAGATTATCTGACAAATGAAGAGGGTCAATTAGTTAAACTGGATCCACCAATTGGCGTTGAACTTCCTGTCTTTGGATTTGAAGTGAAAGATGCAGGATTTCAAGCACCCGCATCAGATGGGCAAAATGTACAGATTGTTGTAAATCCAACAAGTAAACGCTTGCAATTATTAGCACCTTTTGAGCCAATCCTAGAATCAGAATTAAAAGAAATGCGCATCCTGATTAAAGCCAAAGGAAAATGTACCACCGATCATATCTCTATGGCCGGACCCTGGCTTGAATTCAGAGGACATCTAGAAAATATATCAAATAATTGTTTTATTGGTGCCTTGAATGCATATAACGGAGAAAGTAATCGTGTATTAAATTTAACCAATAATGAATATATGGCAGTTCCGGATTCTGCCAGACTTTACAAAAAAGAAAATATAGGTACTGTGGTATTTGGAGAAGAAAATTACGGAGAAGGTTCATCTCGGGAACATGCAGCTATGGAGCCAAGATATTTGGGTGTAAAAGCAGTGATCGTAAAATCATTTGCCAGAATCCACGAAACCAATTTAAAAAAACAAGGAATGTTGGCTTTGACATTTTTAAATCCTCAAGATTATGATAAAATTCGTCAAGATGATCTTGTTGAAATCCAAGGTCTTCAGAATATGACTCCAACCAGTACATTTACGGTTATTCTGAAACACTCGGATCATACTCAAGAAAATTTTGAAGTAATACATACTTATAATCAGCAACAAATTCAATGGGTACAAGAAGGTTCTGCATTAAACAAAATAAGAAGAGAACTATCCGCTTCATAA
- a CDS encoding VCBS repeat-containing protein, translating into MKKNLIISTLSCIGFLFCCNMACKKRSDQKLEGPLFSLLMPKETGIDFANQITETQEEYIYNFNYIYNGAGTGIADFNNDGLQDVYFVGNQVPDKLYLNKGNLTFEDISENAGIAKNEGWRSGITIVDINNDGYQDIYITRGGFKNDPVKNRNLLLVNQKNLTFKEEAAIYGIDDPGYSIAATFFDYDNDNDLDLYLTNRPDHWGINTEELVKAKELQKTKIDPLTSHHLYRNDGIKFIDVSKEAGIYPSYAYGLAAIAGDINKDGTQDLYVANDFIENDYFYINMGNGTFRESAKDVCNHVPYYAMGADFGDINNDGLEEIFVVEMRPEDYKRSKTAMPPMQPEFFYDLRNRGFADQYMHNVLQYNHGNGFFSDIAQMAGIEKTDWSWAALIFDLDNDGFKDIYVTNGYLRDVYDRDGNITMDSILKKSDNYVHHLEDALKYLPSVKLVNYIFQNNKSLHFKKMMKEWGMDQTSFSNGAAFGDLDNDGDLDLVVNNINDPAFVYRNNLNEHKNYLRIKLDGPETNRTGIGAKVTIHTGDKIQYQQFKTFRGYLSSCEPFVHFGLDDITQVDLIEVEWTDGKVQQIKNTKANQLLTIRYINSNVNSNPKPKINPQFEEQTEKTIIPPFFHRENNFDDYYNQKLLPHSLSKTGPHISVADINRDGKEDFYIGKAHNQAGQVYIQTNENTFTPVKNSAFETDIKYKDYGSCFFDAEGDGDLDLYVVSGGTEFSKEHPIYQDRLYLNDGKGTFSKSEKSLPKISSSGSCVIAADIDGDGDIDLFRGGRCIPDQYPYAPDSYLLENNGKGIFTDVTDQKASGLRKIGMVTSAVWASLNGDKNPELIIVGEWMPITIFENSGGALTKVKQDKYGLNNTEGWWNRIVTADLDQDGDLDFVLGNLGMNYKFHASVEKPFQIYCDDFDKNGTFDIVLAKYNGGQMVPIRGRQCSSEQVPSIAKNFPSYNSYANASVHDIYGEGLKTSLHYEAKLFESIILKNNGTSFEIIPLPLEAQFSTIQGIAIEDFDQDGILDLVLGGNLFQAEIETTRADASIGLFLKGTKSKAMFSVIPVLQSGIFIPNDIKDIKSIRSNNQIHFLASANNSALVFFKNNK; encoded by the coding sequence ATGAAAAAAAATCTAATAATCAGCACTTTAAGCTGTATTGGATTCCTGTTTTGTTGTAATATGGCCTGCAAAAAAAGGTCTGATCAAAAATTGGAAGGACCCCTATTTAGCCTTTTAATGCCTAAGGAAACGGGCATTGATTTTGCTAATCAGATCACCGAAACCCAGGAAGAATACATATACAATTTTAATTATATTTACAATGGCGCTGGTACCGGGATTGCCGATTTCAATAATGATGGATTACAAGATGTCTATTTCGTTGGAAATCAGGTTCCAGATAAATTGTATCTTAATAAAGGAAACTTAACATTTGAAGACATTTCTGAAAACGCTGGCATCGCAAAAAATGAAGGCTGGAGAAGTGGAATTACAATAGTTGATATCAATAATGATGGATATCAGGATATTTATATTACACGCGGTGGTTTTAAAAATGATCCTGTTAAAAATCGAAATTTACTTTTGGTAAATCAAAAAAATCTAACATTTAAAGAAGAAGCAGCAATTTATGGTATAGATGATCCAGGGTATAGTATAGCGGCAACTTTTTTTGATTATGATAATGACAATGATTTAGACTTATACCTTACAAATCGCCCTGACCATTGGGGTATCAATACAGAAGAATTAGTTAAAGCAAAAGAATTACAAAAAACAAAAATTGATCCATTGACTTCTCATCATTTATATCGCAATGATGGCATTAAATTTATTGATGTATCCAAAGAAGCAGGCATTTATCCAAGTTATGCATACGGTTTAGCTGCCATTGCAGGAGATATTAATAAAGATGGTACTCAGGATTTATATGTTGCCAATGACTTTATTGAAAATGATTACTTCTACATTAATATGGGCAATGGTACGTTTCGAGAAAGTGCAAAAGATGTTTGCAATCATGTACCTTATTATGCGATGGGTGCGGATTTTGGAGATATCAATAATGATGGCTTAGAAGAAATATTCGTTGTTGAAATGCGTCCGGAAGATTATAAGCGCTCCAAAACTGCTATGCCACCAATGCAACCGGAATTTTTTTATGACCTTCGAAATCGCGGATTTGCAGATCAATACATGCATAATGTTTTACAATATAATCACGGAAATGGCTTCTTTTCTGACATTGCACAAATGGCAGGAATTGAAAAAACGGATTGGTCGTGGGCAGCTTTAATTTTTGATTTAGATAATGATGGTTTTAAAGATATCTATGTAACCAATGGGTATCTCCGAGATGTATATGACCGTGATGGAAATATTACAATGGATAGTATTTTGAAGAAAAGCGATAACTATGTACATCATCTTGAAGATGCACTTAAATATTTACCCTCTGTAAAATTAGTGAATTACATTTTTCAAAATAATAAAAGCCTGCATTTTAAAAAAATGATGAAAGAATGGGGTATGGATCAAACTAGTTTTTCAAACGGAGCAGCATTTGGAGATTTGGATAATGATGGAGATTTAGATTTGGTTGTAAATAATATTAATGACCCGGCTTTTGTATATCGAAATAATTTGAATGAACATAAAAATTATTTACGGATAAAACTGGATGGCCCTGAAACAAATCGAACAGGCATCGGAGCTAAAGTGACGATTCATACTGGCGACAAAATTCAATATCAGCAATTCAAAACCTTTAGAGGCTATCTTTCTTCTTGCGAACCCTTTGTACATTTTGGACTGGATGATATTACACAAGTTGATCTTATAGAAGTTGAATGGACAGATGGAAAGGTTCAGCAAATAAAAAACACAAAAGCTAATCAGCTGTTGACCATTCGTTATATAAATTCAAACGTAAATTCAAATCCAAAACCTAAAATAAATCCTCAATTTGAAGAACAAACTGAAAAGACAATAATTCCTCCATTTTTTCATCGCGAAAATAATTTTGATGATTATTATAACCAAAAATTACTTCCGCATTCTTTAAGCAAAACGGGTCCACATATTTCCGTTGCCGATATAAATCGTGATGGAAAAGAAGACTTTTATATTGGGAAAGCACATAATCAAGCAGGTCAGGTTTATATTCAAACAAATGAAAACACATTTACACCTGTAAAAAATTCAGCCTTTGAAACGGATATAAAATACAAGGATTACGGTTCGTGCTTCTTTGATGCAGAAGGAGATGGCGACCTGGATTTGTATGTTGTTTCCGGTGGAACAGAATTTTCAAAAGAACATCCAATTTATCAAGATCGACTTTATCTTAATGATGGTAAAGGAACTTTTTCTAAATCTGAAAAATCACTACCAAAAATAAGCTCGAGTGGATCCTGTGTAATTGCAGCAGATATCGATGGTGATGGAGATATAGATTTATTCAGAGGCGGTCGTTGTATTCCAGATCAATATCCATATGCGCCTGATTCCTATTTATTAGAAAATAACGGAAAGGGTATTTTTACGGATGTCACCGATCAAAAAGCCTCCGGCTTAAGAAAAATTGGAATGGTAACTTCTGCAGTTTGGGCTTCCTTAAATGGAGATAAAAATCCCGAGTTAATTATAGTAGGAGAATGGATGCCGATTACAATTTTTGAAAATAGTGGAGGCGCGCTTACGAAAGTCAAACAAGATAAATATGGTTTAAACAATACAGAAGGTTGGTGGAATCGAATTGTTACTGCAGATCTGGACCAGGATGGTGATCTCGATTTTGTTTTAGGTAACTTAGGAATGAATTACAAATTCCATGCAAGTGTAGAAAAACCATTTCAAATATATTGTGATGATTTTGATAAAAACGGAACTTTTGATATTGTATTAGCAAAATATAATGGCGGACAAATGGTCCCCATACGAGGACGCCAATGTTCTTCTGAACAAGTTCCTTCGATTGCAAAAAATTTTCCCAGTTATAATTCTTATGCAAATGCAAGTGTCCATGATATTTATGGAGAAGGTTTAAAAACATCGCTTCATTATGAAGCTAAATTGTTTGAGAGTATAATTCTGAAAAACAATGGTACAAGTTTTGAAATTATACCCTTACCACTGGAAGCTCAATTTTCAACAATACAAGGAATTGCAATCGAAGATTTTGATCAGGATGGTATATTAGACCTGGTTCTTGGTGGTAACTTATTTCAGGCTGAAATAGAAACCACCAGAGCGGATGCTTCCATTGGCTTATTTTTAAAAGGCACAAAAAGCAAGGCTATGTTTTCAGTTATTCCAGTATTGCAATCTGGTATTTTTATACCCAATGATATTAAAGATATAAAATCTATTCGAAGTAATAATCAAATACATTTTCTCGCAAGTGCAAATAATTCTGCGCTCGTTTTTTTCAAAAATAACAAATGA
- a CDS encoding VCBS repeat-containing protein, whose protein sequence is MNIKILRNSDFQWMLFGLVGMYFTSCKNDNTINLPGKLFSLKTPQETGVQFNNKLTETKELNAFKFNYMYNGAGVGIGDINNDGLQDLYFVGNQVPDKLYLNKGNLRFEDISESSGIAAFGGWKNGITFVDINQDGYLDIYITRGGFIDDPNLNSNLLFVNQKNLQFKEEARYYKIDDPGFSIASSFFDYDNDGDLDLYVSNRPNKWPISDDEIIEVKQKQLENIIDLKTTDKLYRNNGDFTFTDVSKEAGIYPNYGYGLSVCTGDVNDDGWDDIYVANDFAEHDYFYVNFGNGKFRQSVQDVCNHVSFFSMGSDFGDINNDAKDEIFVVEMRPEDYKRSKTSMPQMQPAFFEKLKNEGFANQYMHNILQYNHGNGFFTDISQLAGVEKTDWSWSALIYDLDNDGWKDLYVTNGFKRDVYDRDAQPKLGEFMKKNKIDNFQKGLELLPEVKLVNYVFQNQQNLRFKKVMKDWGMEELSFSNGAAMGDLDNDGDLDIVVNNIDDPAFLYENRSSKNLNYLRIKAEGSEKNKFAYGAKAYLYYKDQMQYQQLRVSRGYISSCEPIFHFGLGTETIIDSVKIIWYDKKESLLVNVKTNQTITIKYQESKAKQEISNPIASLFMESTQESIIPPFFHTENRFDDYHSQQLLPHQLSRIGPFISVADVNGDGLEDFYVGNAHGQPSALYIQNTENKFQLKVNQNFIEDRDYEDMGSAFADIDGDQDLDLYVVSGGTEAAEKNAIYQDRIYLNDGKGNFKKAVNALPITTSSGSCVAFSDYDEDGDLDLFRGGRTIPDKYPYAPVSYLFENNGKGSFTDVTDVKAKDLRNCGMVTSAVWAPLDGDSKPELIVVGEWMPITVFENQNAKLIKSDAKKYGTENTEGWWNRIVAEDLDKDGDLDFMVGNLGLNYKFHASPEKPFHIFCDDYDQNGTYDIVLAKLNGKQMVPVRGRQCSSEQVPEIAKKFPDYNSFANANLSDIYGEEIKNALHYEAKLFESVIIKNNKSHFEIIPLPMEAQFSTIQGIVCYDFDNDQKNDIVIVGNQFGSEIETTRADASVGLFLKGTKDPFNYKPLSVQESGIFLPDDVKDLKAIQVSNNKHLLVGSNNSALLFLKNQLILRQNPKK, encoded by the coding sequence ATGAATATTAAAATTTTAAGAAATAGCGATTTCCAATGGATGCTTTTTGGACTTGTAGGAATGTATTTTACAAGTTGCAAAAATGACAATACCATAAACCTACCTGGAAAATTATTTTCTCTAAAAACACCCCAGGAAACAGGTGTTCAGTTTAACAATAAACTGACAGAAACCAAGGAATTGAATGCTTTTAAATTCAATTATATGTATAATGGTGCTGGTGTAGGTATCGGCGATATTAATAATGATGGTTTACAAGATCTCTATTTTGTTGGAAACCAGGTACCTGATAAACTGTATTTGAACAAAGGCAATCTAAGGTTTGAAGATATTTCAGAGTCGTCTGGAATTGCTGCTTTTGGAGGATGGAAAAACGGAATCACTTTTGTAGATATAAACCAGGATGGTTATCTGGATATTTATATTACCAGAGGTGGATTTATAGATGATCCAAATCTAAATTCAAATTTATTATTTGTAAATCAAAAGAATTTACAATTTAAAGAAGAAGCCCGTTATTATAAAATCGATGATCCTGGATTTTCTATAGCTAGTTCATTTTTTGATTACGACAATGATGGTGATTTAGATTTATATGTAAGCAATCGTCCAAACAAATGGCCCATTAGTGATGATGAAATAATAGAGGTAAAACAGAAACAATTAGAAAATATTATAGACCTTAAAACAACCGACAAATTATATCGGAATAATGGCGACTTTACATTTACAGATGTCAGTAAAGAAGCTGGTATTTATCCAAATTATGGTTATGGTTTAAGTGTTTGTACCGGAGATGTAAATGATGATGGTTGGGATGATATTTATGTAGCGAATGATTTTGCAGAACATGATTATTTTTATGTAAATTTTGGAAATGGAAAATTCCGACAAAGTGTTCAGGATGTTTGCAATCACGTTTCCTTCTTTTCTATGGGCAGTGACTTTGGTGATATAAATAATGACGCGAAAGATGAAATTTTTGTTGTTGAAATGAGACCGGAAGATTACAAACGATCTAAAACTTCCATGCCACAAATGCAACCCGCATTTTTTGAAAAACTTAAAAACGAAGGTTTTGCAAATCAGTATATGCATAATATCTTACAGTATAATCACGGCAATGGATTCTTTACGGATATTAGCCAATTAGCTGGTGTAGAAAAAACAGATTGGTCCTGGTCTGCTTTAATCTATGATTTGGATAATGATGGCTGGAAAGATCTATATGTTACCAATGGATTTAAACGGGATGTATATGATCGGGATGCCCAACCAAAATTGGGTGAATTCATGAAAAAAAACAAAATCGACAATTTTCAAAAAGGATTAGAATTATTACCGGAAGTAAAATTGGTCAATTATGTTTTTCAAAATCAACAAAATCTTCGTTTTAAAAAGGTGATGAAAGATTGGGGTATGGAAGAACTTAGTTTTTCAAATGGAGCAGCTATGGGAGATTTAGACAATGATGGTGACCTGGATATTGTCGTAAATAATATTGATGATCCCGCATTTCTATATGAAAATCGAAGTTCAAAAAATTTGAATTATTTGCGAATTAAAGCAGAGGGTTCTGAGAAAAATAAATTTGCATACGGTGCAAAAGCATACCTATATTATAAAGATCAAATGCAGTATCAGCAATTACGGGTTAGTCGGGGTTATATTTCAAGTTGCGAGCCTATCTTTCATTTTGGATTAGGTACAGAAACCATCATAGATAGTGTTAAAATAATATGGTACGACAAAAAAGAAAGCCTCTTAGTAAATGTAAAAACAAATCAAACGATTACTATAAAATATCAAGAATCAAAAGCGAAACAGGAGATTTCAAATCCCATTGCATCGCTATTTATGGAGTCCACCCAGGAATCCATTATTCCTCCTTTTTTTCATACTGAAAACAGATTCGACGATTATCATTCTCAGCAATTATTGCCCCATCAACTAAGTCGTATTGGTCCATTTATTTCTGTAGCCGATGTAAATGGGGATGGTCTCGAAGATTTTTATGTCGGAAATGCTCATGGCCAACCCAGTGCACTGTATATTCAAAATACAGAAAATAAATTTCAACTAAAAGTAAATCAAAATTTTATTGAGGATCGGGATTATGAAGATATGGGATCTGCATTTGCTGATATTGATGGGGATCAAGACCTTGATCTTTATGTTGTTTCAGGTGGCACAGAAGCAGCTGAAAAAAATGCTATTTATCAGGATCGAATATATTTGAATGATGGTAAAGGAAATTTTAAAAAAGCAGTAAATGCATTACCGATCACAACATCCAGTGGTTCTTGTGTTGCGTTTTCAGATTATGATGAAGATGGTGACTTAGATTTATTCAGAGGAGGTCGAACAATACCAGATAAATATCCATATGCTCCAGTCAGCTATTTATTTGAAAACAATGGAAAAGGAAGCTTTACGGATGTAACAGATGTAAAAGCAAAAGACCTCAGAAATTGTGGCATGGTGACCTCTGCTGTATGGGCACCATTGGATGGCGATTCAAAACCCGAGTTGATCGTTGTAGGGGAATGGATGCCCATTACTGTTTTTGAAAATCAAAATGCAAAATTAATTAAATCAGATGCAAAAAAATACGGAACTGAAAACACGGAAGGTTGGTGGAATCGAATTGTTGCCGAAGATTTAGATAAAGATGGTGATCTCGACTTTATGGTTGGAAACTTAGGATTGAACTATAAATTTCATGCGAGTCCTGAAAAACCATTTCACATATTTTGTGATGATTATGATCAAAATGGAACCTATGACATTGTATTGGCTAAATTGAACGGAAAGCAAATGGTACCTGTCAGAGGCCGCCAATGTTCATCCGAACAAGTGCCGGAAATTGCCAAAAAATTTCCAGACTATAATTCTTTTGCAAATGCAAATTTAAGTGACATTTATGGAGAAGAAATTAAAAATGCATTGCATTATGAAGCTAAATTGTTTGAAAGTGTAATTATAAAAAATAATAAATCACATTTTGAAATAATTCCATTACCCATGGAGGCACAATTTTCAACTATCCAGGGTATCGTTTGTTATGATTTTGATAATGATCAAAAAAATGATATCGTAATTGTTGGAAATCAGTTTGGTTCAGAAATTGAAACAACAAGGGCGGATGCCTCTGTTGGGTTATTTTTAAAAGGAACAAAGGATCCATTTAATTATAAACCTTTATCTGTTCAAGAATCCGGAATCTTCCTCCCAGATGATGTAAAAGATCTTAAAGCCATTCAAGTGTCTAATAATAAGCATCTTCTTGTTGGATCAAATAATTCTGCTTTGTTGTTTCTGAAGAATCAATTAATATTGCGGCAAAATCCTAAAAAATAA